Proteins from a genomic interval of Plutella xylostella chromosome 24, ilPluXylo3.1, whole genome shotgun sequence:
- the LOC105393539 gene encoding serine protease persephone, which yields MLTRLLFFNLVLSCLGYLDLDDECFSPTKVPGKCKLAYNCAASLNAIKTEGFHNLTRCGFRGHTEIVCCIPQKVESSFGDRFASDPATEASATSRDPIVLPPRNRPPQSRPTTTTTTAKPKRRAELECDKIIQSSGPPLSHYIINGQEAAEGEFPYMAELGYFDPSKDKVEFLCGGTLISKRYVMTAAHCLQPQRLRERAAVFVRIGVVVLGNGTYNAATDYKIQEIKIHPDFAARAIKNDIALIKLERDVVFSDVARPGCLYTKPDVPLNDFVVIGFGVTQIETRKFSENLLRATVTFVPKKECAADYDNGRHQIDDNVICAGDKDKHADACQGDSGSSLQALTGTDGHFRILGIISYGKGCGTKVPGVYTKVYSYLDWIESIVWS from the exons TTGATGATGAGTGTTTCTCACCAACCAAAGTGCCTGGGAAGTGCAAGCTGGCCTACAACTGCGCTGCAtctttaaa CGCAATAAAAACAGAAGGATTCCACAATTTGACTCGGTGTGGTTTTCGAGGACACACAGAAATAGTGTGTTGCATACCTCAAAAAGTGGAAAGCAGCTTCGGGGACAGATTCG CGTCGGACCCAGCAACAGAGGCGTCCGCCACCAGCAGAGACCCCATAGTCCTGCCGCCTCGCAACAGACCACCGCAGTCTAGACCCACTACTACCACCACCACCGCCAAGCCCAAAAGAAGGGCAGAGCTAG aatgtGACAAAATAATTCAATCATCAGGTCCTCCTCTTTCACACTATATTATAAATGGGCAGGAAGCTGCCGAGGGGGAATTCCCGTACATG GCAGAACTGGGATACTTCGACCCAAGTAAGGATAAAGTTGAATTCCTTTGCGGTGGGACCCTCATATCTAAACGCTATGTTATGACTGCAGCCCATTGCCTGCAACCACAAAGATTAAGGGAAAG ggCTGCAGTGTTTGTTCGCATCGGCGTAGTTGTTCTAGGCAACGGAACTTACAATGCGGCGACGGACTACAAAATACAAGAGATTAAAATACACCCCGACTTCGCAGCGAGAGCGATCAAAAATGATATAGCACTGATCAA ATTGGAAAGGGACGTCGTTTTTTCGGATGTGGCACGACCCGGCTGTCTTTACACCAAACCTGATGTTCCATTGAATGACTTTGTAGTGATTGGATTCGGTGTTACACAGATAG AGACCAGAAAATTTAGCGAAAATCTACTTAGAGCAACTGTTACTTTCGTGCCAAAGAAAGAGTGCGCCGCTGACTACGACAATGGACGCCATCAAATAGACGACAATGTGATTTGTGCTGGAGACAAAGATAAACATGCTGATGCTTGCcag GGAGATTCCGGGTCATCTTTACAAGCACTGACAGGCACGGATGGCCACTTTCGCATTCTTG gtaTAATATCATACGGAAAGGGATGCGGTACCAAAGTGCCCGGAGTCTACACTAAAGTATACAGCTATCTGGATTGGATAGAAAGTATAGTGTGGAGTTAG
- the LOC105393538 gene encoding pyrimidodiazepine synthase, which yields MSFYYQERPAGPTPPGPLSNKLRLYHVDMNPYGHRVLLILDAKKVPYEVCKLDPLRLPEWFREKNPRLKIPVLEIPTDQGDKYLFESIVICDYLDERYTRNPLHSRDPFVKAQDRLLIERFNELIKGSLECFDTNFAFGNEQIIQTVNIFEKELESRGTVYFGGDRPGMLDYMIWPWIERLYMLRCLNPTKFDEKRHIFPNFADWGDQMQLDEVVKKHASSPEDNFEYYKNARAHSMGYYL from the exons GGCCAACACCTCCGGGTCCACTGTCCAACAAGCTGCGCCTGTACCATGTGGACATGAACCCGTACGGACACCGAGTGCTGCTCATATTGGACGCCAAGAAGGTCCCGTACGAGGTCTGCAAGTTGGACCCTCTGCGGCTGCCTGAATGGTTCCGAGAGAAAAATCCCAGAT TGAAAATACCCGTGCTAGAAATACCAACGGACCAAGGAGACAAGTATCTGTTTGAAAGCATAGTCATCTGCGACTACCTAGACGAGCGATACACGAGGAACCCACTGCATTCCCGAGACCCATTCGTGAAAGCTCAGGACCGACTGCTCATTGAGAGGTTTAACGAG CTGATCAAGGGCAGTCTAGAATGTTTTGACACAAACTTCGCTTTCGGCAATGAACAGATCATACAAACCgtgaatatttttgaaaaggAGCTGGAATCCAGAG GCACGGTGTACTTCGGCGGAGACAGGCCCGGCATGCTGGACTACATGATCTGGCCGTGGATCGAGCGGCTGTACATGCTGCGGTGTCTGAACCCGACCAAGTTTGACGAGAAACGCCACATTTTTCCCAACTTT GCTGATTGGGGTGATCAAATGCAGCTAGATGAAGTAGTTAAAAAGCATGCGAGCTCCCCAGAAGACAACTTTGAGTATTACAAAAATGCGCGTGCCCACTCTATGGGCTACTATTTATAg